The genomic DNA GGCCCGGTTCCGGTCCAGCGCCAGGTAGAGGAACAGGCCCTTGCCGGAGCGCGCGGTCAGCGGCCGGATCAGGTGGTACTGGCCGGACAGGGTGATCAGGATGTCCTCGATCGCCTCGTTGAGGTTGAGCAGCTCCATCGCGCGGAGCTTCGCCCGCACCACGTCGGTGTTGCCGGCCGCCGCCACATTCAGGTCCAGGTCCGGGCCGCCGCCGAGGGTGCCCAGAGCCATGCCGCTGTTGTAGTCGACCACGGCGATGCCGATGCTGCCCTCGATCGAGGACATGATTTCCTTGAGGGCGGTGTCGATGGTGGCCATGTGTTTCTCTTCCTGTCGGTTTGTCGATGTTCGGTGGACGAGCGGGTGGCTGCGGTCAGCCGCGGTCGAGTTCGGCGTCGGCCAGCGCGGCGATCCGCGCGCCGGCCCGGCGGGCTTCCAGGTGGAGCCGGCCGACGTTGGTCTCCGGTCCGGCCATCAGGGTGAGCACGGTGTAGGCCCCCGCCGCGTAGGTGGCGGTGTAGCCGCGCTCGCCTCGGGTGAGCAGCTCGCGGAACGACCCGTGGCCGGTGGCCTCGGCCAGCCGGGCACCGACGCCGAGCGCGGCGGCGGTCAGCGCCGCCACCGACTCGGCCTCCAGGCCGCTGGTGTCGTGGGCGACGACGAGGCCGTCGGTGGTGGCGACCAGGCCGCCGGTCAGGTGCGGGATCCTGGCGCGCAGGCCGCGCAGTTCGGCCTGGACCTCGGGTTCGGGCAGCACGGTTGTCCTCTTGGCGGTGAGCTGTCGCAAGGTCCGCCTCATGACTTCGTCGGCGGGACACAGCGGGCGGGCGGCGGGGTCACAGGGCCTCCAGAGCGGCGCGTAGTCGAAGGAGCAGCCCCACCTCCGGATCCGCCGGGTCGTAGGTGCGGGGGCCCGGCGGCAGCGAGACGTCGGGCAGGGCGGCCGGTTGCCCGACCGCGACCGGTGGCGGAGGAGGGGTGGCCGGCTGCGGACGGGCCTCCAGCAGTCCGGCGGCGGCCAACTGCCGGACGTCCAGCAGCGTGCCGAAGGCGGAGCGCCCGATCAGCCGGGCGATCTCGGGGGCGGTGCGCGTGCCGTCGCAGGCGGCCAGCAGCGCCTCCCGGCGGCGGACCGGGACCGCGGGCCGGCGGACCGGCGCGCCGTGGCGGCGCAGCAGCGGCACCGCGTCCACCGCGGTGGAGGGCCAGCAGCGGTCGAGCAGCGCGCGCCGCCGGCCGACCACGCCGCGCAGCTGGTGCACGGTCAGCGGCCGGGTGAGGCGGAAGCGCGGCAGGGCCAGGGCGTCGAAGGTCAGCTCGCCGCCGTGCTGGCCGAGCGCGAAGTGCGCGGCGTCGAACAGCGCGGTGAGCCGGCAGAGTTCGAGCTCGCCGCGGCCGACCTGGCCGGCCGCCAGCAGGTACTCGGCGAGCCGGCCGGCGCCCAGCAGCTCGGCGTCCTCCCAGTCCCGGGCCGCGATCCGGCCGCTGCCGGTGAGCAGTTCGCCGACGCCGGCGGCGGCCGGCGCCTCGGCGTGCACCACCTGGCCGTAGGCGAGGTGGACGGTGCCCTCCGGGCCGGCCAGCGAGCCGGTGGCGTGCTCGGCGGCGAGGTCGGTGAGCGCGGCCTCGAAGGTGGTGGCGGGCGCGCAGGACGAGCGGTGCCGGCGCGGCAGCGGGGCGGGTGCGGTGCGCATCAGACCAGCACCAATCGGTCGGCGACGGCGGCCAGCCGGATCCTGGCCATCGCCAGGTTCGCCTTGTCCCGGTCGAGTCGCAGGTAGAAGAAGACGTTGGAGTCGAAGACGGTGTCGACGAAGCGGATCAGGTGGTACGCGCCGGCCGAGCTGACGATCACGTCCTCGGCGGGGGCGGCGCCGGTCGCCGGGTCGGCGAAGGACGGGGTCTGGGTGACGGCGCGGGCCAGCTCCGTGGCGTCCGCCGCGCCGGCCTCGTGGTCGCCGTCCGGGCCCTCGCCGGCGGTGCCTATGGCGAGGCCGCTGGTCCAGTCGACCAGGCTCACTCCCAGGGCGCCGGTGATCCCCATGGCTTCCGCAAGGCACTCCTCGATCCCCGGCACTGACTGCTGCCCCTCCCCGCGCGCGGCCACGGCGCGCGCCCCTGCCACCGCCGTCACCTGCGGTAGTCTGACCAGGACGCAACGCTACCGGGGACACTCGTGCGAGGGGAGTCTTTCTCGCATATCCGTCGGGCATATGCCCGAATGCGCTAGGGTGCGCCGTCCCCTGACGGGATGTCAGGCAGTTCCCGCATGCGCGGGATCGGCGAGGCCACCACCCACAGGAACGAGGCCAGCGCGCCCACCGCGGCGATCCACAGCGCGGGCCGCAGCCCCAGGGTGGCGCCGAGTGCGCCGCCGAGCAGCGAACCGATCGGCCGCACGCCGTAGTTGACCGCCTGGTACGCGCCGGAGACCCGGGAGCGCAGGGCGTCCGGGATCACCCCGGCGAAGATGGTCCCGGCCGTGATGTCCAGGATCATCACCCCGACGCCGGAGAAGAACTCGGCGGCGAACAGCAGCCCCAGGGTGCCCGGGCCGGAGCCGTGCACGGCGGGTACCAGCAGCAGCGGCGCGGGGAAGAGCACCAGGCCGAACACGAAGGCCGGGCCCACCCCGATCCGCCGGGCCAGCCGCCCGGTGACCAGCGCGCCGAGCACCGTGCCGACCGCGGCCGCGCCCAGCACCGCGCCGAGCAGGCCCGCGCCCAGCCCGAGGTCGGTGGTGGCGTAGAAGACGAACAGCGCCGCGAAGACGAAGGTGAACAGGTTGACCGTGGCGGTGCCGAGCAGGGCCGCCCGGATCACCGGGTTCCGCCGGATCCAGCGCAGGCCGGCGCCCAGCGCGCCCCGTCCGGCGGGTTCGGCGGGCGGCTCGGCCGGGTCGATGCGGGCCAGGAAGAAGGCCGAGGCGAGGTAGGAGAAGGCGTCCGCGACCAGGGCCAGCGGCGCGGCCAGCAGCTGCACCAGCAGGCCGCCGGCGCCCGGTCCGGCGACGTAGGTGACCGCCCGGCTGCCCATCAGCAGCGAGTTGCCCTGCAGGTAGCGGTCGGCGGGCACCAGGGAGACGAACAGCGGCGGGTTGCAGACGTTGAAGAACACCGACAGCGCGCCCACCCCGAGCACCACGGCGTACAGCTGGGGGAGGGTCAGCACCCCGAGGGCGTAGGCGGCCGGGACGGTCAGCAGCAGGGCGGCCCGGCCGAGGTCGGTGGCGATCATCACCTGGCGGCGCCGGGCGTACCGGTCGGCCCAGCTGCCCGCGTGCAGCGAGAGCAGCAGGTACGGCAGCCAGCCGGCGGCGGCCAGGTAGCCCATCTGCGCGGCGTCGGCGTGCAGTGCGGAGATGGCGATCAGCGGGACGACCAGCATGGTGACCTGGTCGCCGAGCGAGGAGACGGTCTGGCCGGTCCAGTACCTGCGGAAGGCGGTGTCGCGCAGCAGCGCGGCTGTCCGGCCGGTGCCGGCGGGGGAGTCGAGGAGGGCGGTCACCGTCGCACCTCCGGGCCGGCCGGGAGGGCGAGCTGGACCAGCACCACCGGGCGGCTGCCCTCGGGCTGCCGCCCGGGGTCGCGCACCCGCTCCAGGTAGGGCCGGGTGAGTTCGGCGAACCGCTCGGTGAGCTCGGCGAGTTCGGCGGCGGTGACCTGGACCACGGTGTCCCCGGCGCCGGCCGCCTCGCGCCACTCCCGCGGCTCGTCGGCGGAGGCGGCGAGCCAGTTCACGGCGCGCTCGTAGTGGCTGTCCAGGACGGCGCGCTGCAGGGCCTCGCCCGCGGTGGCGGCGGCCGGGTCGTCCGGGGCCGCGTCCCAGCTGGTGAAGGTCGCGGTGGCGCGCCAGGGCTTCTCCCGGCCGCGGCCGCCGCCGGCCTCCTCGACCAGCCCGTACTTGGCGAGCTGGCGCAGGTGGAAGGAGCAGCTCGCCACCGACTCGGTGCCGAGCAGCTCCGCCGCGCGGGTCGCGGTCAGCGGACCCTCGCGGCGGAGCAGGCCGACCAGGGCCATCCGGGTCGGATGGGCGTAGGCGCGCAGGGCGCGCGGATCGGTGAGCCGGATCTCGGTCGGCGGGTCGTCGCTCATGGATGTAAAGCTATCTTTAGAAAGAACTCTTTACAAGCGCCGCCCCGCCTCCGTCGTGCGGGTTCAGGACGCGGGGCCGACCTTGATGGTGGTCAGCCGCCCGCCCTGGGTCTCCCGGACGACCTCGATCTTCGTGTTGGTGTCCGGCACGGCCACGCCCAGCTGCGGGATCGCCGGGTCGGTGTACACGCCGGTGCGGTCGTTGAACGCCGTCACCGCGGGCTCCGAAGGCACCACGGTGGCCACGCCCGCCTTGTGCAGGGTGAACGAGGTGGTCGGCTGCAGCGAGAAGGTCGCGTCGTAGCTCTGCGACCGCCCGTTGGTGACCGTCCCGTCGGCGAACCGGGTCGCCTGCGGGTGGGCGTCGACCGGCAGGACCAGGCCGCCGCCCAGGTGGTCCTTGGTGTTGTTGTCGCCGTAGGAGGTGTCCCACAGCCACACCAGGACGCCCTGCTGGTAGGGGTAGTTGTCGATGACGTTGGTCTTGCCGGTGACGCCCGAGTACCCGAAGTTGTACGGGCCGGTCTTCAGGTAGGCGCCGTAGCCGACGTACCGGCGGTTCTCCACCAGGTACGCCCGCGGGTGCTCCTTGACCGCGTCCTTGCCCTTGATCACCGAGAAGCCGCCGGTCCGGGCCCAGCCGCTGCCGCCGCCCTCCGCGCCGTCCTGGACCACGGCGGTGCCGTCGGCGGTCACCTTGACCGCGTCCAGCAGCACGCCCTTGCCGTGGGTGTTGGAGTCGGAGGTGACGTGGAAGCGCACCTGCACGCTCTTGCCCAGGTAGGCGTCGAGCGGGATGTCCAGCTGCCGCCAGGCGTTGGAGGTGCCGGACAGGCCGGGCACCAGCGCCGTGGTGTTGCCGATCGGGGCGCCGTCCACCGTGCCGCCGAGCGCCGTCCACGACTTGCCGCCGTCGGTGGAGGCCTCCACCGTCAGGAAGTCGTAGTCCTGCTCGATGTCGTACCAGGTGGCCGCCGAGATCGACGCCGAGGCGGTGGCGCCGGTCAGGTCGACGGTGCGGGTCAGCGAGGCGTCCATGTAGTCGCCGGTGTCGCTCCACCACTGCGAGCCGCCCTCGTAGGGCTCGGCCAGCGTGGTGGTGGTGCGGCCGGCCGGCAGGTGCACCAGCACCGCCTGCGCCTGGTCGGTGTTGTAGCCGCTGACGCCCAGGGTGTGGCTGGAGCGGGTGGCGGCCTGCGCCTCGTCGTAGTTGAGCCAGCCGAGCTGCAGCTTGCTCCAGGCGTCCAGGTCGCCGGGGAGCGAACCGGTGGTGTTCTTGCCCCGGCCCAGGTACGAGGCGGAGGACATCAGCGACCAGAAGTTGACCGAGTTGTCGCCGCCCGAGGTCGGGTACAGGTCCGGCAGGCCCAGGTTGTGGCCGTACTCGTGCGAGAAGAGGCCGACGCCGCTGTTCTCGCCCGCCTGCACGTAGTCGTAGACGTACAGGCCGCTGTCGCCGACCTGGGCGCCGCCGATCCGGTTGCCGGCGGGGCCGGTCTGGCCGGTGGGGTCGGGGAAGGTCCAGGACCGGTGCGCCCAGAGGGCGTCCTGGCCCTGGGCGCCGCCGCCCCAGGTCTCGTCGACGCCGGCGTGCACCACGATCACGTTGTCGAGGTAGCCGTCCGGCTCGTCGAAGTTGCCGTCCTTGTCGAAGTCGTACCGGTCCTGGACGTCGTACTGCGCCAGCTCGGCCTTGACCGAGGCGGCGCTGCGGCCCTTGGCGATCTCGCCGTCGTACCAGGCCTTGGTGGCGTCCCGGACGAGCTCCTGCGCCTGGGTCCAGGCGCCGCCGCCCTGCGGGCCCTTGTTGGAGCCGTAGCGGGCCTCGTTCCACGGCAGCGTCACCCAGTCGGAGACGGTGCCCTCGATGTCGTACCGGCCCGAGGACTGGGTGCGGTAGTAGTTGCGCATCGAGTTGGCGCCGGGGGTGTCGTCGAAGAACATCCGCTGGTAGTAGTCGCGACTGAAGTCGCTCTCCCAGTAGGTGTGCGTGTCGTCCTTGCCCGGCTTCGGGATCTGGTTGTGCTTGGGGCCCGGGGTCCCCGCGTAGCGGGGCTGGCCGTTGTAGAGGGTCGAGTTGTCGACCTGGTCGCCGAACTGGGCGAGGATCACGAAGACCTTGTCCGTGCGCTGCTGCGCGAGCTGGACGTAGTCGTTGCCGATCTTCACCTTCTTCGGCGTGGTGCCCTCGGCGCTCTTGGCGACGGTGCCCTGGTTGACGCCGGCGAGCGCCTCGGTGCGCAGGGCCTGGCGTCGGCGCTCCTGCGGGGCGAGCGGTGCCGCGGGGGCCTCCTGGCCCTCCGCGCCCTGGTTCTGGGCCAGGGTCGGGGAGTGGGCCACCGGCGCTGCGCCGGCGGGGGGTACTGCCACGGCTATCGCGCTGGAGGCCAGCGCTACCGCGATTGCGACGGAAAGTCTGCGCAACTGACCTGTCCTTTCCGGACGGTGGGTGGTGTTGAGCGCGGGTAATATTTCACATGTCATCGGTCACATGGAAGGGTTTGGGCCAGGGTTGATGTCGAGCGCGTTCCGCAGGAAGGCCAGCTCGGCCGCCGCGACGGCCTCCAGCCCGCCGTCCGGCGTCATGTGGCTCACCCCCGGCAGCGGCAGCACACCGTGCGGCCGGCCCGCGCGGGTCAGCGCCTCGGAGAGGAGCAGGGTGTGCGAGGGGTGCACGTTGTCGTCCGCCAGGCCGTGGATCAGCAGCAGCGGCCGGGACAGCCCCGGCGCGTCCGGGATCAGGCAGTCCGCCAGGTAGCCGTCCGGGTTCTCCTGCGGCAGGCCCAGGTAGCGCTCGGTGTAGGCGGTGTCGTACAGCCGGAAGTCGGTCGGCGGGGCACCCGCGCTGGCCGCGTGGAACACGTCCGGGCGGCGCAGCACCGCGAGCGCGGCAAAGTACCCGCCGTACGACCAGCCGCGCACGCCGACCCGGCCGAGGTCCAGGTCCGGGTGGTCGGCGGCGAGCGCCTGCAGCGCGGCCACCTGGTCGTCGATCGCCACCTGCGAGAACCGGCGGAAGATCGCCCGGGTGAACTCCGGCGAGACGAACGGGGTGCCCCGGTTGTCGGTGGTGACCACCGCGAAGCCCTGGTCGGCCCACCACTGCTTGAGCTGCCAGCGGCGCGGCTCGTTGGCCACCGCCTGGTAGCCGGGGCCGCCGTAGACGTCCAGCAGGACCGGGAGCCGGGTGCCCGCCGCGTGCCCGCGAGGGTACACCACGGCGGTGGGCAGGCCGAGTTCGGTGACCCGGGCGAGCTTCGGGGTCACCCGGTGGGGGAGCGGCGCGGCCAGGTCGGCCAGCGGGAAGTCGCCGTCGGCGGTGTGCAGGGTGCGGCGTACGCCGGCCTGGGTGGCCGAGGTGAGCAGCAGGGTGCCGCCGTTCACCGCGGTCGCGCTGTGCACGCCGGGGCCCTCGGTGAGCCGCTCGGGCGCGCCGCCGTCCGGGTCGAGCAGGAAGAGCTGCTGGTCGGCCGGGTCGCCCTCGCCGCCCTCGATCAGCAGCCGGTCGCGGTAGGTGCCGACCACCCGGCGGACCTGCAGCCGCTCGTCGGTGAGGATCCGGCCGTCCAGCGCCACGCCGCGGGCCGCAGGGGTGTCGTACGAGGTGAGCACCCGGCCGTCGGCCAGCCGCTGCGGCGTGCCGGGCAGCGGGTCGACCCAGAACTCGTCCGTGGTGAGCGCGAGTTCGGTGGTCTTTCCGGTCGCCGGGTCGGCGCTGAGCAGCACGACGCGCTGCTGCAGCCGGTCGGCGACGGTCAGCAGCAGCTCGCCGTCGCCCTCCCAGCCGGCCGCGGTCAGGTAGGGGAACTCGTCGGTGTCCCAGAGGATCCGGACCCGGCCGCCGTCCAGGCCGAGCACCCAGAGCTGGAGGTCCGCGTTGGGGCCGCCGGCCTGCGGGTAGGCGAACGACTCGGGGGCCCGCTCGGGGTGCGCG from Kitasatospora terrestris includes the following:
- a CDS encoding roadblock/LC7 domain-containing protein, whose product is MRRTLRQLTAKRTTVLPEPEVQAELRGLRARIPHLTGGLVATTDGLVVAHDTSGLEAESVAALTAAALGVGARLAEATGHGSFRELLTRGERGYTATYAAGAYTVLTLMAGPETNVGRLHLEARRAGARIAALADAELDRG
- a CDS encoding transcriptional regulator, whose product is MRTAPAPLPRRHRSSCAPATTFEAALTDLAAEHATGSLAGPEGTVHLAYGQVVHAEAPAAAGVGELLTGSGRIAARDWEDAELLGAGRLAEYLLAAGQVGRGELELCRLTALFDAAHFALGQHGGELTFDALALPRFRLTRPLTVHQLRGVVGRRRALLDRCWPSTAVDAVPLLRRHGAPVRRPAVPVRRREALLAACDGTRTAPEIARLIGRSAFGTLLDVRQLAAAGLLEARPQPATPPPPPVAVGQPAALPDVSLPPGPRTYDPADPEVGLLLRLRAALEAL
- a CDS encoding MFS transporter; translation: MTALLDSPAGTGRTAALLRDTAFRRYWTGQTVSSLGDQVTMLVVPLIAISALHADAAQMGYLAAAGWLPYLLLSLHAGSWADRYARRRQVMIATDLGRAALLLTVPAAYALGVLTLPQLYAVVLGVGALSVFFNVCNPPLFVSLVPADRYLQGNSLLMGSRAVTYVAGPGAGGLLVQLLAAPLALVADAFSYLASAFFLARIDPAEPPAEPAGRGALGAGLRWIRRNPVIRAALLGTATVNLFTFVFAALFVFYATTDLGLGAGLLGAVLGAAAVGTVLGALVTGRLARRIGVGPAFVFGLVLFPAPLLLVPAVHGSGPGTLGLLFAAEFFSGVGVMILDITAGTIFAGVIPDALRSRVSGAYQAVNYGVRPIGSLLGGALGATLGLRPALWIAAVGALASFLWVVASPIPRMRELPDIPSGDGAP
- a CDS encoding helix-turn-helix domain-containing protein, producing MSDDPPTEIRLTDPRALRAYAHPTRMALVGLLRREGPLTATRAAELLGTESVASCSFHLRQLAKYGLVEEAGGGRGREKPWRATATFTSWDAAPDDPAAATAGEALQRAVLDSHYERAVNWLAASADEPREWREAAGAGDTVVQVTAAELAELTERFAELTRPYLERVRDPGRQPEGSRPVVLVQLALPAGPEVRR
- a CDS encoding immune inhibitor A domain-containing protein; the protein is MAVPPAGAAPVAHSPTLAQNQGAEGQEAPAAPLAPQERRRQALRTEALAGVNQGTVAKSAEGTTPKKVKIGNDYVQLAQQRTDKVFVILAQFGDQVDNSTLYNGQPRYAGTPGPKHNQIPKPGKDDTHTYWESDFSRDYYQRMFFDDTPGANSMRNYYRTQSSGRYDIEGTVSDWVTLPWNEARYGSNKGPQGGGAWTQAQELVRDATKAWYDGEIAKGRSAASVKAELAQYDVQDRYDFDKDGNFDEPDGYLDNVIVVHAGVDETWGGGAQGQDALWAHRSWTFPDPTGQTGPAGNRIGGAQVGDSGLYVYDYVQAGENSGVGLFSHEYGHNLGLPDLYPTSGGDNSVNFWSLMSSASYLGRGKNTTGSLPGDLDAWSKLQLGWLNYDEAQAATRSSHTLGVSGYNTDQAQAVLVHLPAGRTTTTLAEPYEGGSQWWSDTGDYMDASLTRTVDLTGATASASISAATWYDIEQDYDFLTVEASTDGGKSWTALGGTVDGAPIGNTTALVPGLSGTSNAWRQLDIPLDAYLGKSVQVRFHVTSDSNTHGKGVLLDAVKVTADGTAVVQDGAEGGGSGWARTGGFSVIKGKDAVKEHPRAYLVENRRYVGYGAYLKTGPYNFGYSGVTGKTNVIDNYPYQQGVLVWLWDTSYGDNNTKDHLGGGLVLPVDAHPQATRFADGTVTNGRSQSYDATFSLQPTTSFTLHKAGVATVVPSEPAVTAFNDRTGVYTDPAIPQLGVAVPDTNTKIEVVRETQGGRLTTIKVGPAS
- a CDS encoding S9 family peptidase produces the protein MTHTDPFLALSARTGRFSYGSPRAAALSSDGARLLFLRSTGAEDPVERLWLLDLTTRRETLVADPAALAPGRTGDPADLPVLERRLRERLRLWAPGIGSFAATGDLATAVFALDGRVFRTDTATGSTTELPVAGPAFDPRPSADGSLVAYVAGGQLWLTGEQPADAPLSPRDGAVWGVAEFAAAEELGRTRGHWWSPDGSALLVTRIDESALPLRWFADPAHPERAPESFAYPQAGGPNADLQLWVLGLDGGRVRILWDTDEFPYLTAAGWEGDGELLLTVADRLQQRVVLLSADPATGKTTELALTTDEFWVDPLPGTPQRLADGRVLTSYDTPAARGVALDGRILTDERLQVRRVVGTYRDRLLIEGGEGDPADQQLFLLDPDGGAPERLTEGPGVHSATAVNGGTLLLTSATQAGVRRTLHTADGDFPLADLAAPLPHRVTPKLARVTELGLPTAVVYPRGHAAGTRLPVLLDVYGGPGYQAVANEPRRWQLKQWWADQGFAVVTTDNRGTPFVSPEFTRAIFRRFSQVAIDDQVAALQALAADHPDLDLGRVGVRGWSYGGYFAALAVLRRPDVFHAASAGAPPTDFRLYDTAYTERYLGLPQENPDGYLADCLIPDAPGLSRPLLLIHGLADDNVHPSHTLLLSEALTRAGRPHGVLPLPGVSHMTPDGGLEAVAAAELAFLRNALDINPGPNPSM